A single genomic interval of Halobacillus halophilus DSM 2266 harbors:
- a CDS encoding DUF6680 family protein, with amino-acid sequence MEWVTVFVSSLFSGVIGIIISNLYHKRSVKRKQKYDLLEQLMGNRFDLKGDKFSEALNKVFIVFNDSPEVLQSLKSFHESISSQHHESDITNQRLLELFKNMCDDLKIDTRILTDSFYLRAFNIRN; translated from the coding sequence ATGGAATGGGTTACTGTTTTTGTTTCATCCCTGTTTTCTGGTGTTATTGGTATTATAATTTCAAATTTATATCATAAACGCTCAGTTAAGAGAAAACAAAAATACGATTTATTAGAACAACTAATGGGAAACCGCTTTGACTTAAAGGGAGATAAATTTTCTGAAGCGCTGAATAAAGTGTTTATTGTATTTAATGATTCTCCAGAAGTATTACAGTCTTTAAAGTCTTTTCATGAAAGCATTAGTAGCCAACACCATGAATCTGATATCACAAATCAAAGGCTGTTGGAATTATTTAAGAATATGTGTGATGACCTAAAAATTGATACTAGAATTCTGACTGATAGTTTTTATTTAAGGGCGTTTAATATAAGGAATTAG
- the pglZ gene encoding BREX-1 system phosphatase PglZ type A codes for MNVIEKLQEKIQQEKENKGRAIVFWYDAQAQVSIDELSQQLVGVEVRYLTDQNFFQLKVELELQRATDSYLIYSDVPRPDDKNNILLDILSYSTEFKADETAMLSETLHVSDQVLRPMMEKYASFFNSKERKRKLYKVLPEQANETQFEISMMAVITKATVADVRVISRQVLSSDLQLEDNEFVKAIKRNFSLDRTLEIVGRYFGVSLGDLNQPFKELINVLIYQHFKQKANFIVEEWEKRWISSSPNVCSLFIEEWLQQSDADILENHIKEWEKAFHVREKLGTQDISNYSLTDTFPVVDALIIEKCIDELLHQTIQGEERLSLIAQRLQTHWGSKGKLRALYKTLYEAIRMETLKTFVHRIHQESDFYENYAESLYEIDQAYRHFMDHFTRLDSKQMLEEVANRLTNWYENEYLGRLSGEMNFKLEDDYVPKIMPQRTFFSEKIQPILDKEQTRVFVIISDALRYEAGYELHDHLTKRENGSSSLQPMASSYPTYTQLGMASLLPHRQLEVDDKKGVLADGQSTKGMDNRRKILQTVESQTEVFKLKQLLDMKTSEAEQLLRGKRLVYLYHDHIDALGDSAKSERETYGAVHQAIQDLQIAVDRLSRLQAKRIFITADHGFLFQFKQIEEYGKIPAVEGNVLDGSRRFAIGHDLSVPEGAIKLAEHQTPLKNAEVVLAKSLNRFKTGGGLQFIHGGALPQEAVVPLIDYRRIEKAQPVDIAVAMINKVISNYRVPVSFYQEQSITDEYTSRKVRAAFYQGNERISNEVELVFDLKGENKERNRQVEFSLIEKHYKIGEKCKLRIDTVTKKGKETYLEEEFVLRLYEALY; via the coding sequence GTGAATGTAATTGAAAAACTACAAGAAAAAATACAACAAGAAAAGGAAAATAAAGGTAGGGCGATTGTGTTTTGGTATGACGCTCAGGCTCAAGTGAGTATTGATGAACTAAGCCAACAATTAGTGGGTGTTGAAGTTAGGTATTTAACAGATCAAAACTTTTTTCAACTGAAGGTGGAGCTTGAACTTCAAAGAGCAACAGATTCCTATTTAATCTATTCTGATGTACCAAGACCCGACGACAAAAATAATATATTGTTGGATATATTGTCATACAGCACAGAATTCAAAGCAGATGAAACAGCTATGCTATCAGAAACATTACACGTATCAGACCAGGTTTTACGTCCAATGATGGAGAAGTATGCGTCATTCTTTAATAGCAAAGAGCGTAAAAGAAAACTGTATAAAGTATTACCTGAACAAGCGAATGAAACGCAGTTTGAAATTAGTATGATGGCCGTTATAACAAAAGCCACGGTAGCTGACGTCAGAGTTATCTCACGTCAAGTTCTCTCGTCTGATTTACAGTTGGAAGATAATGAGTTTGTGAAGGCGATTAAGCGTAACTTCTCCTTAGATCGCACACTGGAGATCGTTGGTCGTTATTTTGGTGTTTCTTTGGGTGATCTAAACCAACCTTTCAAAGAGCTGATAAATGTACTTATTTATCAACACTTTAAACAAAAGGCAAATTTTATCGTGGAAGAGTGGGAAAAGCGTTGGATTTCTTCATCCCCTAACGTTTGTTCGCTTTTCATTGAAGAGTGGCTTCAGCAGAGTGATGCAGATATTCTTGAAAACCACATTAAGGAATGGGAGAAGGCATTTCATGTAAGGGAGAAATTAGGTACACAAGACATCTCCAACTATTCTCTAACAGACACCTTCCCTGTTGTTGATGCTCTGATCATAGAAAAATGTATCGATGAGCTACTTCATCAAACAATTCAGGGGGAAGAACGCTTATCTTTAATTGCGCAACGCTTGCAGACCCATTGGGGCTCAAAAGGTAAACTGAGAGCTTTGTATAAAACCCTTTACGAAGCTATTCGAATGGAGACTTTAAAAACTTTTGTACATCGAATTCATCAGGAAAGTGATTTTTATGAAAATTATGCGGAATCTCTCTACGAAATTGATCAGGCCTATCGTCATTTCATGGATCATTTCACACGTCTTGATTCGAAACAGATGTTGGAAGAGGTTGCTAATCGTCTGACAAATTGGTATGAAAATGAATATTTAGGTCGTCTATCAGGGGAAATGAATTTCAAACTTGAAGATGATTATGTACCAAAAATAATGCCACAGCGAACATTCTTTTCTGAAAAGATTCAACCAATATTGGATAAAGAACAAACAAGAGTGTTCGTAATCATTTCAGATGCTTTGCGTTATGAAGCTGGCTATGAACTTCATGACCATTTAACGAAACGTGAAAATGGTAGCTCTAGTCTTCAACCGATGGCATCAAGTTATCCAACTTACACACAGTTAGGAATGGCGTCATTACTACCCCATCGTCAACTAGAAGTCGATGACAAAAAAGGTGTATTAGCTGATGGACAATCGACTAAAGGAATGGATAACCGCCGTAAAATCCTGCAAACGGTTGAATCACAAACAGAAGTTTTTAAGTTGAAACAACTACTAGATATGAAAACAAGTGAAGCCGAGCAATTATTAAGAGGAAAGCGGTTGGTTTACCTATACCACGATCACATTGACGCTTTAGGGGATTCAGCTAAATCAGAGCGTGAAACCTACGGAGCTGTTCATCAAGCAATTCAAGATTTACAAATTGCAGTTGATCGTTTGTCCCGCCTTCAAGCAAAGCGGATTTTTATCACTGCGGATCATGGGTTTCTGTTCCAATTTAAGCAAATTGAGGAGTACGGAAAAATCCCAGCTGTTGAAGGGAATGTATTAGATGGTAGCCGACGTTTTGCAATTGGACATGATTTGTCAGTTCCAGAAGGAGCAATTAAATTAGCTGAGCACCAAACTCCTTTAAAAAATGCTGAAGTCGTGCTTGCGAAGAGCCTCAACCGTTTTAAAACTGGTGGTGGCCTTCAATTTATCCATGGCGGAGCATTACCTCAGGAAGCTGTTGTTCCTTTGATTGATTACCGTCGCATTGAAAAGGCTCAACCAGTGGATATTGCGGTAGCCATGATTAATAAAGTAATCTCGAACTACCGAGTGCCCGTGTCGTTCTATCAGGAACAAAGTATCACAGATGAATACACATCGCGAAAAGTGCGAGCAGCTTTTTACCAGGGCAATGAGCGAATATCCAATGAAGTTGAACTTGTGTTTGATCTAAAGGGGGAAAATAAAGAGCGTAATAGGCAAGTAGAGTTTAGCTTAATTGAAAAGCATTATAAGATAGGTGAAAAATGTAAACTGAGAATTGATACAGTAACTAAAAAGGGTAAGGAAACATATCTCGAAGAAGAGTTTGTTTTACGCCTATATGAAGCCTTGTATTAA
- a CDS encoding DEAD/DEAH box helicase — protein sequence MLKKGEIVGGSFWPEPVQIKHVESIDEELFLVEAVGRESNQFFENYLEEFQLEKVEHYSEIETSDQWKNRFQHYLQYHVLRTEKEYSQARARGNKNMIPLPHQIEAVYSKMLQAPQVRYLLADDPGAGKTIMSGMLIRELKARNMVRKTLILVPPLVLKQWQAELKEKFDEDFLIITRDYLKASGETNPFEMHQQVIASMYWASREDIKNMILNSHFDLVIVDEAHKMAAYTVGQKKRKVKRTKMFQLGENLLRHSEHCMLLTATPHKGDKENFRHLMSLIDHDIFSQLNRSDSIFEKSNPYVIRRLKEKMVKFDGTPLFPKRTTKTLGFELSSAEVELYDAVTDYVRHYFNRAKKNDKPNVAFAMMILQRRLSSSVEAIYLSLLRRKERLQKVLETGQRFQQLIDTEEYEESSFEDQELMEQYAEGEFEELDMDELQVEIEMLDHLIRKANVVRQQENERKFLELESTLFGADGLLAQGEKILIFTESKDTLNYLEKKLKAYVPDIAKIVGGFSMDRRQEEVEKFRNDLQIMLATDAGGESINLQFCNQMVNYDIPWNPNRLEQRMGRIHRIGQKNEVFVFNLVATNTREGDVLSRLLTKMEQMREDLGQELVYDFIGEVLEDHQADLPSIMEQSIIGRENLDNVIERMEKTLSEEHERLLELAKNERLDENFDLPGAKRSFDKVSIHSIPRRFYGHFVLQGLESTRTRVSVSGDKSTARIDRFPKRIRDFARGRKLMFDFDESIRFALTTNSETIQLSMLQNDSPVFNIIMQLTFKEIQQAVLPFYEVQASVPEDMKIELNQVTIVDGNGRELEQQLMMTGKRENGGFVQVSPYFLFHQTLEVEGTFVQEDQDIKRYVIKHARNLLKTIQRKREDYANRKRVFLRKSFEEQIETLQQRLEKYQRENVERKNSALINQTYAQIDEIEDRSKERLNEIDRERSIQLKPVKRIAQFKVSSNGVSNGRVIPQDFLSLIEEYELKSGRLNVQLQPAFGLVDFISEDVEGENRLIVVTDDLYQFKQQLVLEDYSDITERVFVYELREHGIKEHQLDQGLMFTY from the coding sequence ATGCTCAAGAAAGGTGAAATAGTCGGGGGATCTTTCTGGCCAGAGCCTGTTCAAATTAAGCATGTCGAAAGCATTGATGAGGAGTTGTTTTTGGTAGAAGCTGTCGGTCGTGAATCCAATCAATTCTTCGAAAATTATTTAGAAGAATTTCAATTAGAAAAAGTGGAACATTATTCTGAGATCGAAACTTCAGATCAATGGAAGAATCGCTTTCAACACTATTTACAGTATCACGTATTGCGAACAGAAAAAGAATACTCTCAAGCACGGGCTCGTGGGAATAAGAATATGATACCTCTGCCTCACCAAATTGAAGCGGTTTATAGTAAGATGCTTCAGGCCCCTCAAGTACGTTATCTATTGGCTGATGATCCAGGAGCAGGTAAAACGATTATGTCCGGTATGCTGATCAGGGAATTGAAAGCACGAAATATGGTTCGCAAAACGTTAATTCTAGTTCCTCCGCTAGTATTAAAACAGTGGCAGGCAGAGTTAAAAGAAAAATTCGATGAAGATTTCTTAATTATAACTCGTGATTACTTGAAAGCTTCGGGTGAAACCAACCCCTTTGAAATGCACCAGCAAGTGATAGCATCCATGTATTGGGCTTCTAGAGAGGATATTAAAAATATGATCCTAAATTCTCACTTTGATTTAGTGATTGTAGATGAGGCTCATAAGATGGCAGCTTACACAGTAGGACAGAAAAAAAGAAAAGTGAAACGCACGAAAATGTTTCAACTTGGGGAGAACCTGTTACGTCATTCAGAACATTGCATGCTTCTAACAGCTACTCCGCATAAAGGAGACAAAGAAAACTTTAGGCACTTAATGAGCCTTATCGATCATGATATTTTTTCTCAACTGAATCGAAGTGACTCTATTTTCGAAAAGAGTAATCCATACGTAATCCGTCGGTTAAAAGAAAAGATGGTTAAATTTGACGGAACACCCTTGTTTCCGAAACGAACGACAAAGACACTTGGTTTCGAGTTAAGCTCTGCAGAAGTAGAGCTATACGACGCTGTGACGGACTACGTACGTCATTACTTTAACCGTGCGAAAAAGAATGATAAACCGAATGTTGCTTTTGCTATGATGATTTTACAACGGAGGCTTAGCTCTTCTGTGGAAGCAATCTACCTCTCTCTATTACGAAGAAAAGAACGACTGCAGAAAGTTTTGGAGACAGGACAGAGGTTTCAGCAATTAATAGACACAGAAGAATATGAAGAAAGCTCCTTTGAAGATCAGGAATTGATGGAGCAATATGCAGAAGGTGAATTTGAAGAACTTGATATGGACGAACTTCAGGTGGAAATAGAAATGCTTGATCATTTGATCCGCAAAGCAAATGTGGTACGGCAGCAGGAGAATGAGAGAAAATTTCTTGAACTGGAAAGCACCTTATTTGGAGCAGACGGACTTCTTGCTCAAGGGGAGAAAATACTAATTTTCACGGAATCAAAAGATACACTGAATTATTTAGAAAAGAAATTGAAGGCTTATGTACCGGATATTGCTAAAATTGTGGGTGGTTTTTCCATGGACAGGCGTCAAGAAGAGGTGGAGAAGTTTCGCAACGATTTGCAAATCATGCTTGCTACGGATGCTGGTGGAGAATCCATTAACCTTCAGTTCTGTAATCAGATGGTAAATTACGACATACCATGGAATCCGAATCGATTGGAACAGCGAATGGGGCGTATTCACCGTATCGGTCAAAAGAACGAAGTGTTTGTCTTTAATTTAGTAGCTACAAATACTCGTGAAGGGGATGTGCTTTCACGTCTTCTTACAAAGATGGAACAGATGAGGGAAGACCTTGGTCAGGAATTGGTATATGATTTCATCGGTGAAGTATTGGAAGATCATCAGGCTGATTTACCTTCTATTATGGAACAATCCATTATAGGCAGGGAAAATCTCGATAATGTGATTGAGCGTATGGAAAAGACCTTATCCGAAGAACATGAACGATTGCTAGAGTTAGCTAAGAATGAGCGTCTTGATGAAAACTTTGATTTACCAGGAGCTAAACGCTCTTTCGATAAAGTTTCAATCCATAGCATTCCTCGGCGGTTCTATGGTCACTTCGTTTTACAAGGTTTAGAAAGTACGAGGACACGTGTGAGCGTCTCGGGAGACAAGTCTACAGCTCGCATCGACCGTTTTCCTAAACGTATACGTGATTTTGCCCGCGGACGTAAGTTAATGTTTGATTTCGATGAATCTATTCGTTTTGCATTAACTACGAACTCAGAAACTATTCAACTTTCCATGTTACAAAATGACAGTCCTGTGTTTAACATAATTATGCAATTGACCTTTAAAGAAATTCAGCAGGCTGTTTTGCCATTTTATGAAGTTCAAGCCTCCGTTCCTGAAGATATGAAAATTGAGTTGAATCAGGTAACGATTGTGGATGGAAATGGTCGTGAGCTTGAACAACAGTTAATGATGACTGGGAAACGCGAGAATGGTGGTTTTGTCCAAGTCTCTCCTTATTTCTTATTTCACCAAACATTAGAGGTGGAGGGTACGTTCGTTCAAGAAGACCAAGACATTAAACGGTACGTCATTAAGCATGCAAGAAACCTTTTAAAAACAATTCAACGTAAGCGAGAGGATTATGCTAATAGAAAAAGAGTCTTTTTAAGAAAGTCTTTTGAAGAGCAGATTGAAACATTACAGCAACGTTTAGAAAAATACCAGAGAGAAAACGTAGAAAGAAAAAATAGTGCATTAATCAACCAGACTTATGCACAGATAGATGAAATAGAAGACCGCAGTAAAGAGCGTTTGAATGAAATTGATCGGGAACGCTCCATCCAACTAAAACCAGTAAAGCGGATAGCACAATTTAAAGTTTCATCCAATGGTGTATCAAATGGACGTGTTATTCCTCAGGACTTTCTCTCTCTAATTGAGGAGTATGAATTGAAAAGTGGTAGGTTGAATGTTCAATTACAACCTGCTTTTGGACTCGTAGATTTTATTAGTGAGGATGTTGAGGGCGAAAATAGGTTGATCGTCGTCACTGACGATTTATATCAGTTTAAACAACAACTGGTGCTGGAGGATTATAGTGATATAACAGAACGGGTTTTCGTGTATGAGCTCAGAGAACATGGAATTAAAGAGCATCAGTTGGATCAAGGGTTAATGTTTACTTATTAA
- a CDS encoding DnaD domain-containing protein has product MNYLKELNAFLDQLELEELSLPASMLWISLMHFNNKVGWKKEFAVPSATLMTKARLTESTFKRARAELKEKGYIKHTFINRNRAPLYEMISRINKPVTEEAGEGVSAGVGVGTDVGLSALFKRKERKRKERDEEAATDPNPHEFYEQNIGMLTPYTAESITQWCEELSDELVVESMKRALQHNKRFYKYCEAILKRWQAVGVTTLKGAEALALEQRPNIKESDEKEDDIFEKIRRERNI; this is encoded by the coding sequence ATGAATTACTTAAAAGAATTGAATGCTTTTTTAGATCAGCTGGAATTGGAAGAGCTATCTTTACCTGCCTCGATGCTTTGGATTTCGTTGATGCATTTCAATAACAAAGTTGGATGGAAAAAAGAATTCGCAGTTCCGTCCGCGACTCTCATGACGAAGGCTCGTCTTACGGAGAGCACTTTTAAACGTGCCCGCGCAGAGTTAAAGGAGAAGGGTTACATTAAGCACACTTTTATCAACCGAAACCGTGCGCCTTTGTATGAAATGATCTCACGTATAAATAAGCCCGTGACCGAAGAAGCGGGCGAAGGGGTGAGCGCAGGAGTGGGCGTAGGAACGGACGTAGGACTGAGCGCTTTATTTAAAAGAAAAGAAAGAAAAAGAAAAGAGAGAGATGAAGAAGCGGCCACTGATCCAAATCCTCATGAATTTTACGAACAGAATATCGGGATGCTGACTCCCTATACAGCTGAGAGTATTACGCAGTGGTGTGAAGAGCTGTCCGACGAATTGGTCGTGGAATCAATGAAGCGAGCTTTGCAGCATAACAAGCGTTTTTATAAATATTGCGAGGCTATTTTAAAACGTTGGCAGGCAGTGGGTGTTACAACACTCAAAGGGGCGGAGGCCCTAGCACTGGAACAGCGCCCCAATATTAAAGAGTCAGATGAAAAAGAGGACGACATTTTTGAGAAGATTAGAAGGGAGAGAAATATATGA
- a CDS encoding restriction endonuclease, which translates to MKRWWMVRAGDNNELIPVWEEQGIASIGWPQLEDPKQFQSKSEMIDMADEVYEESKPKSRSSWVNQVWRFSRDIKKGDKVITYYKETREYMVGTVAGDHYFDKSIGDSNYPNHIDVDWEEVTVERDLLSQAAKNSLGSVLTVFRVDEWGKEIERLVESPFLEPEDIDEDDEEESEIIQDLVNKALVMVQDKVDNLDPWQMQELVGGLLQAMDYNVQVSPKGPDGGVDVLAFKDAFGFEKPIIKVQVKHRKSSASAPEIQQLLGANPIDANSLFVSTGGFTSHAEAVAKHNSVRLVDLEELVNLVVKWYEQMPNDVRALLPLQKMYVPE; encoded by the coding sequence ATGAAGCGTTGGTGGATGGTTCGAGCAGGGGACAATAATGAATTAATTCCAGTGTGGGAAGAACAGGGCATTGCATCTATTGGATGGCCGCAATTAGAAGATCCAAAACAATTTCAATCAAAGAGTGAAATGATTGATATGGCGGATGAAGTTTATGAAGAAAGTAAACCGAAATCCAGAAGCAGTTGGGTAAATCAAGTTTGGCGTTTTAGTAGAGACATTAAAAAAGGGGATAAGGTAATAACCTACTACAAAGAAACTAGAGAGTACATGGTAGGAACAGTGGCAGGTGACCATTATTTTGATAAGTCGATTGGAGATTCAAATTATCCTAATCATATAGACGTTGACTGGGAAGAAGTTACGGTAGAACGGGATCTTTTGTCACAAGCAGCTAAAAACAGTTTAGGCTCAGTACTAACGGTATTTCGTGTTGATGAATGGGGGAAAGAAATTGAAAGGTTAGTGGAATCCCCTTTCTTAGAACCTGAGGATATAGATGAAGATGATGAAGAAGAAAGTGAAATCATACAAGACCTGGTTAATAAAGCATTAGTGATGGTTCAGGATAAAGTAGATAATCTCGATCCCTGGCAAATGCAAGAGTTAGTAGGTGGTTTATTACAAGCAATGGATTATAATGTTCAGGTAAGCCCTAAAGGGCCTGATGGAGGAGTGGATGTACTAGCATTTAAAGATGCATTTGGATTTGAAAAGCCAATTATAAAAGTTCAGGTAAAGCATCGAAAATCATCTGCATCTGCACCAGAAATTCAGCAACTCCTTGGTGCAAACCCAATTGATGCGAATAGTTTATTTGTCTCTACCGGGGGATTTACTTCGCATGCTGAAGCGGTCGCAAAGCATAACTCTGTTAGATTAGTAGACCTGGAGGAATTGGTGAATTTAGTTGTGAAGTGGTATGAGCAAATGCCAAATGATGTACGAGCCTTATTGCCTTTACAGAAGATGTATGTGCCAGAGTGA
- a CDS encoding tRNA dihydrouridine synthase — protein sequence MKDNFWHELPRPFFVLAPMEAVTDVVFRHVVSEAARPDVFFTEFTNTDSYCHPKGKDSVRGRLTFTEDEQPIVAHIWGDTPENFRDMSIGLAEMGFRGVDINMGCPVQNVAAKGKGCGLIRRPDVAAEIIQASKAGGLPVSVKTRLGYTEVEEWRHWLKHLLEQDIANLSIHLRTKKEMSNFDAHWELIPEIKKLRDEVAPNTLLTINGDIPDRQKGIELVEKYGVDGVMIGRGIFHNPFAFETEKKEHTSEELLDLLRLQLDLHDKYSKELEPRLFKPLRRFFKIYVRGFSGASALRNELMSTNSTDEVRALLDEFTERDGVKEEESFSIS from the coding sequence ATGAAAGATAATTTTTGGCATGAGTTGCCGCGACCGTTTTTTGTTCTGGCACCGATGGAAGCTGTGACGGATGTCGTTTTTCGTCACGTTGTGAGTGAAGCAGCGAGACCGGATGTGTTTTTTACAGAGTTTACGAATACGGATAGCTACTGCCATCCGAAAGGAAAAGACAGCGTACGGGGGCGTCTGACATTTACGGAAGATGAACAACCAATTGTGGCCCATATTTGGGGTGACACCCCTGAAAACTTCCGGGACATGAGTATTGGTTTAGCCGAAATGGGCTTTCGCGGCGTGGATATCAACATGGGATGTCCTGTGCAGAATGTTGCAGCCAAAGGTAAAGGATGCGGGTTGATCCGTCGTCCAGATGTGGCAGCGGAAATCATTCAGGCATCCAAAGCAGGAGGACTGCCCGTAAGTGTGAAGACCCGTCTCGGTTATACAGAGGTGGAGGAATGGCGGCATTGGCTGAAGCACCTTCTGGAACAGGATATAGCGAACCTTTCCATCCATCTCCGTACGAAAAAGGAAATGAGTAATTTCGATGCTCACTGGGAGCTGATTCCAGAGATCAAGAAACTTCGTGATGAAGTGGCGCCAAATACGCTTCTTACAATCAACGGGGACATTCCTGACCGTCAGAAGGGAATTGAACTCGTAGAAAAATATGGCGTGGACGGCGTAATGATCGGCCGCGGAATCTTCCATAACCCGTTTGCTTTTGAAACAGAGAAGAAAGAGCATACCAGTGAAGAACTGCTCGATCTCCTGCGACTGCAGCTCGACCTTCATGATAAGTATTCTAAAGAACTGGAGCCTCGGTTGTTTAAACCGCTTCGCCGCTTCTTTAAGATTTACGTCCGCGGGTTCAGTGGAGCGAGTGCCTTGCGTAATGAGCTGATGAGTACAAATTCTACTGATGAAGTACGTGCGCTGCTTGATGAGTTTACAGAGAGAGATGGCGTAAAAGAAGAGGAAAGTTTTTCTATTTCTTAA
- the dnaB gene encoding replicative DNA helicase produces the protein MIFNQQAEQSVIGTLLMEGALMDDVILSPEHFSDKRHMKIFQAMRTIYEANEPVNIVTVTTMLKDKIREAGSVTYMTELATSVPTTATFKHHQRLVLDAYRHRLTRAAAIRYVKDPGDETYDTLSANMDSYREVGMIEDEGSVREVLIEIAKEMKTPVKDGITGFSTGYEELDQMTGGTQKGDLIILAARPSMGKTAFALNLASHHCKEGGSAQIFSLKMGKRPLIKRILSSEALVDGAKWQSMDFNKQDYIDILNVMGPVSEWQINIETQPRTVSEIRAKIRSHMKKIKNERHLVIIDYLQLMSPSTRSERRDLEVGVITRELKLLALELEIPIVLLSQLSRAVEQRQDKRPLMSDLRESGNIEQDADVIAFLYREDYYNLQENNDKIELIIGKQRNGPVGKVKLQFQKEYGKFVGKTSQLAIY, from the coding sequence ATGATTTTCAATCAACAAGCAGAACAATCAGTTATTGGCACCCTGTTAATGGAAGGGGCGCTGATGGATGATGTCATTCTTTCACCCGAGCATTTCTCCGATAAAAGGCACATGAAAATTTTCCAGGCGATGAGAACCATCTATGAAGCCAATGAGCCGGTCAACATAGTCACAGTGACCACAATGTTAAAAGATAAGATCAGAGAGGCGGGAAGTGTCACCTATATGACCGAGCTTGCTACATCGGTTCCAACAACGGCAACTTTTAAACATCATCAGCGTCTGGTGCTTGATGCGTACAGACACCGCCTCACCAGGGCAGCGGCAATCCGATACGTCAAAGATCCAGGCGATGAAACGTATGATACGTTAAGTGCGAATATGGATTCTTATCGAGAGGTTGGCATGATAGAAGATGAGGGTTCGGTACGAGAGGTTCTCATTGAGATTGCCAAGGAAATGAAGACTCCAGTAAAAGATGGTATAACTGGTTTCTCAACCGGATATGAAGAGCTGGATCAAATGACAGGCGGTACGCAGAAAGGGGATTTAATTATTCTTGCGGCCAGACCTTCGATGGGGAAAACAGCGTTTGCCCTCAACCTTGCTTCCCACCACTGTAAGGAGGGTGGGAGTGCTCAGATTTTCAGTCTGAAAATGGGGAAAAGGCCGCTTATCAAGCGGATCCTTTCCTCCGAAGCTTTAGTGGATGGAGCGAAATGGCAATCCATGGATTTTAACAAGCAGGATTACATAGACATTCTAAATGTCATGGGGCCAGTATCCGAATGGCAAATCAACATTGAGACCCAACCAAGAACCGTCAGCGAAATCCGAGCAAAAATCAGGTCCCATATGAAGAAAATAAAGAATGAACGTCACCTGGTCATCATCGATTATCTTCAGCTTATGTCCCCCTCCACACGTTCCGAACGTCGTGACCTCGAGGTAGGCGTTATTACAAGAGAATTGAAGTTATTAGCTCTTGAGCTTGAAATTCCGATTGTACTACTGTCTCAATTATCCCGGGCTGTAGAACAACGGCAGGATAAACGTCCGCTCATGTCTGATCTGCGTGAATCGGGCAACATTGAACAGGATGCCGATGTGATCGCGTTCCTATATAGGGAGGATTACTATAATTTGCAGGAGAATAATGACAAGATTGAATTGATTATCGGTAAGCAGCGGAATGGTCCGGTTGGGAAAGTGAAGTTGCAGTTTCAAAAAGAGTATGGGAAGTTTGTTGGGAAAACGTCTCAGCTTGCTATTTATTAA